From Humisphaera borealis, the proteins below share one genomic window:
- a CDS encoding glycosyltransferase family 4 protein codes for MLAEQPRTVSPPAANGQRLRVLVGAYTLSPARGSEPGVGWGICHALAQHHDLTILCAKGMPGGQETAFETEINAYIAKHGPIPGMTFHYVPRPKLSQWFQKERELFRRTVYYMGYKRWQKSALAEARRLHAEKPFDIAHQLNITGFREPGYLWKLPIPFVWGPIGGGANIPFAYFPIMGWMDRIFYTIRNLTNEVQKRTVFRCRRAAAAARHLWTVGHQSTRMVEQIWGYPSEVLLEMGCMPRPDARTRERDPSRPLRIVWSALHIGRKALPILLRAMQTLGPDAPVELAVLGSGPLTDQWKAEAERLGLGKKVRFTGGLPLQGALDEVRRADVMAFTSIQEGTPAAVLEALSLGVPLICHDACGMGVAVDQRCGIKVPMVSISESVAGFAAALRRLIDEQDLLGRLSAGALVRSQELNWEHIGRRIARVYQEIAAGKSR; via the coding sequence ATGCTCGCCGAACAACCCCGAACCGTCTCGCCGCCCGCGGCGAACGGTCAACGCCTGCGCGTGCTCGTCGGCGCCTACACGCTTTCGCCGGCCCGCGGCTCTGAACCCGGGGTGGGATGGGGAATCTGCCACGCGCTGGCCCAGCACCACGATCTGACGATCCTGTGCGCCAAGGGGATGCCCGGCGGGCAGGAGACGGCGTTCGAAACCGAGATCAACGCGTACATTGCCAAGCACGGCCCGATCCCCGGGATGACCTTCCACTATGTGCCGCGGCCGAAGCTCAGTCAGTGGTTTCAGAAGGAGCGGGAACTGTTTCGGCGTACGGTCTATTACATGGGTTACAAGCGCTGGCAGAAGTCGGCGCTTGCCGAAGCCCGGCGGCTGCACGCCGAGAAGCCGTTCGACATCGCACACCAGTTGAACATCACCGGGTTTCGCGAGCCGGGTTACCTCTGGAAACTGCCCATCCCGTTTGTCTGGGGTCCGATCGGCGGGGGGGCGAATATACCCTTCGCTTACTTCCCGATCATGGGCTGGATGGATCGGATCTTCTACACGATCCGCAATCTCACCAACGAAGTGCAGAAGCGCACGGTGTTCCGCTGCCGACGTGCCGCCGCCGCCGCAAGGCACCTCTGGACAGTCGGCCACCAGAGCACGCGGATGGTGGAACAGATCTGGGGCTACCCGAGCGAAGTGCTGCTGGAGATGGGTTGCATGCCACGCCCAGACGCCCGCACGCGGGAGCGGGATCCGTCCCGGCCGCTGCGAATCGTCTGGAGCGCGCTGCACATCGGCCGCAAGGCGCTGCCGATCCTGCTGCGGGCGATGCAGACGCTCGGGCCGGACGCCCCGGTCGAACTTGCCGTCCTGGGGAGCGGGCCGCTGACGGACCAGTGGAAGGCCGAGGCCGAACGACTGGGCCTGGGTAAGAAGGTCCGATTTACCGGCGGGCTGCCGTTGCAGGGGGCACTGGACGAAGTCCGCCGGGCCGACGTCATGGCATTTACCAGCATACAGGAGGGCACGCCCGCGGCGGTGCTGGAGGCGCTGTCGCTGGGCGTTCCACTGATCTGCCACGACGCGTGCGGAATGGGCGTGGCCGTCGACCAAAGGTGCGGCATCAAGGTGCCGATGGTGAGCATAAGCGAGAGTGTCGCCGGCTTTGCCGCGGCGCTGCGCCGGCTGATAGACGAGCAGGACCTGCTCGGCCGGCTTTCGGCCGGTGCACTGGTCAGGTCGCAGGAGCTCAACTGGGAGCATATCGGGCGCAGGATCGCCCGTGTCTATCAGGAGATCGCCGCCGGCAAGTCCCGGTAG
- a CDS encoding DUF1501 domain-containing protein yields MHPDFLANLQRVTRRQLFGKSLHGVGLAALASMMKVGQAPAATSGMTSPVGGAMRGLPNLPHYPAKAKSVICLWQGGGPSHLDLFDYKPVLTKMAGQDIPESVRGTTRLSTMSASYKKWPITPAIKPFKKCGQSGTEISTLLPYTSQIADDICVVRSMNTEAVNHAPGVTFFMTGAQVPGRPSMGAWATYGLGCEADDLPGFVVMTSSDKGKTCGQLFFDYYWGSGFLPSRYQGVRFRGVGDPVPYIANPPGTSRQGRRELLDDLQALNAAHLADYGDPEIDTRISQYEMAFKMQGSVPDLLDFSTEPKHIINMYGPDALIKGTYANNCLIARRLIERGVRFVQLMHAGWDQHGNLFTQLEGQCKDTDQPSAALVADLKQRGLLDDTLVVWGGEFGRTPFGQGDPAKPAGRDHFGRAYSMWLAGGGVKPGSTFGETDDFAWNITKDPVHIHDMQATILHLMGINHEALTFKYQGRQYRLTDVHGHVMKGMLA; encoded by the coding sequence ATGCACCCAGACTTCCTCGCCAATCTCCAACGCGTCACCCGCCGGCAACTCTTCGGCAAGAGCCTGCACGGCGTCGGCCTGGCGGCGCTGGCGTCGATGATGAAGGTCGGCCAGGCCCCCGCCGCCACGTCGGGGATGACCTCCCCCGTCGGCGGTGCGATGCGCGGCTTGCCGAACCTCCCGCACTATCCCGCCAAGGCCAAGAGCGTGATCTGCCTTTGGCAAGGCGGCGGGCCGTCGCACCTGGATCTGTTCGACTACAAGCCGGTGCTCACGAAGATGGCCGGGCAGGACATCCCCGAGTCGGTCCGCGGCACGACGCGTCTCTCGACGATGTCGGCGAGCTACAAGAAGTGGCCGATCACGCCCGCGATCAAGCCGTTCAAAAAGTGCGGCCAGAGCGGCACCGAGATCAGCACCCTGCTGCCCTACACGAGCCAGATCGCCGACGACATCTGCGTTGTGCGGTCGATGAACACCGAAGCGGTCAACCACGCGCCCGGCGTCACGTTTTTCATGACCGGCGCACAGGTCCCCGGCCGCCCGAGCATGGGCGCCTGGGCGACCTACGGCCTGGGGTGCGAGGCCGATGACCTGCCCGGCTTTGTCGTGATGACGTCTTCCGACAAGGGCAAAACCTGCGGGCAGCTTTTCTTCGACTACTACTGGGGCAGCGGCTTTTTGCCGTCGCGCTATCAGGGCGTGCGATTCCGTGGCGTCGGCGATCCGGTTCCGTACATCGCCAATCCACCCGGCACCAGCCGGCAGGGACGCCGGGAACTGCTCGACGACCTGCAAGCCCTCAACGCCGCCCACCTGGCCGACTACGGCGACCCGGAAATCGATACCCGCATCAGCCAGTATGAGATGGCGTTCAAGATGCAGGGCAGCGTGCCCGATCTGCTCGATTTCTCGACCGAGCCGAAGCACATCATCAACATGTACGGCCCCGATGCCCTCATCAAGGGCACGTACGCCAACAACTGCCTGATCGCGCGAAGGCTCATCGAGCGCGGCGTGCGGTTCGTGCAGCTGATGCACGCCGGCTGGGACCAGCACGGCAACCTCTTCACACAGCTGGAAGGCCAGTGCAAGGACACCGATCAACCGTCGGCCGCGCTGGTGGCCGACCTCAAACAGCGCGGTCTGCTCGATGACACGTTAGTCGTCTGGGGCGGCGAGTTCGGCCGAACGCCCTTCGGCCAGGGCGACCCGGCGAAACCCGCCGGAAGAGACCACTTCGGCCGCGCCTACAGCATGTGGCTCGCCGGCGGCGGTGTGAAACCCGGCAGCACCTTCGGCGAGACCGACGACTTCGCCTGGAACATCACCAAAGATCCCGTCCACATTCACGACATGCAGGCGACGATCCTTCACCTGATGGGCATCAACCACGAGGCACTGACGTTCAAATACCAGGGCCGGCAATACCGGCTGACGGACGTGCATGGGCATGTAATGAAGGGGATGCTGGCGTGA
- a CDS encoding glycosyltransferase family 2 protein encodes MPTPRVSFVLPVYNAGPYLAAAVESLLGQTFGDFEILAINDGSTDGSREVLSRYNDCRLRVLDQTNVGLVQTLNRGIREARGEWIARMDADDVSLPDRLAKQTAYLRTHSQVALLGAWVATIDEQSQPLSDVVPFPVTHEELWSSIGRRPWVMCHPAVMFRRDAAIEVGLYDPAFRHAEDTEFFARLMSRFRAATLPDVVLQYRLRREAVSGVFKDHGYANAQLVRRIMERWQPGEPFAATAQERAEADARIAVSSRRRSARQAMGAYFCRVGRECLRGSRWSGAAIAYLKAAAYEPMNLDGYRGLVAAALRMGSAVVPAGVSPAFGAAAAASAGTPFAVAGDAAAATPFSQSSPPTRSRPAA; translated from the coding sequence ATGCCAACGCCCCGCGTCAGCTTCGTCCTGCCCGTCTACAACGCCGGACCCTACCTGGCGGCGGCGGTCGAAAGCCTGCTGGGCCAGACCTTCGGCGACTTCGAGATTCTCGCGATCAACGACGGCAGCACCGACGGCAGCCGCGAGGTCCTCTCCCGCTACAACGACTGCCGGCTGCGCGTACTCGACCAGACCAATGTCGGACTCGTTCAGACGCTGAACCGTGGAATTCGCGAAGCCCGCGGCGAGTGGATTGCCCGCATGGATGCCGACGACGTCAGCCTGCCCGACCGGCTCGCAAAGCAGACGGCCTACCTGCGGACGCATTCGCAAGTCGCGCTGCTGGGTGCGTGGGTGGCGACCATCGACGAACAGAGCCAGCCCCTTTCTGACGTCGTGCCATTCCCGGTCACCCACGAAGAGCTGTGGTCCAGCATCGGCCGCCGCCCCTGGGTGATGTGCCATCCCGCGGTGATGTTCCGCCGGGACGCGGCGATTGAAGTCGGTCTCTATGACCCGGCCTTCAGGCATGCAGAGGACACCGAGTTCTTCGCCCGATTGATGAGCCGGTTCCGCGCGGCAACGCTCCCGGATGTCGTGTTGCAGTACCGATTGCGGCGTGAAGCCGTCTCCGGGGTGTTCAAGGATCACGGGTACGCCAACGCGCAGCTTGTGAGGCGCATCATGGAGCGGTGGCAGCCCGGCGAGCCGTTCGCCGCGACAGCACAGGAGCGTGCCGAGGCCGACGCGCGGATCGCCGTCAGTTCCCGTCGTCGGAGCGCGCGGCAGGCGATGGGGGCGTACTTCTGCAGGGTCGGACGCGAGTGCCTACGCGGCAGCCGATGGAGTGGGGCGGCGATCGCGTATCTCAAGGCCGCCGCTTACGAGCCAATGAATCTGGACGGTTACCGCGGCCTGGTTGCCGCTGCGCTTCGCATGGGGTCTGCCGTGGTTCCTGCCGGCGTGTCGCCCGCGTTTGGAGCGGCGGCCGCGGCATCAGCAGGGACGCCGTTTGCGGTCGCAGGAGATGCGGCCGCCGCGACGCCGTTCTCCCAATCCTCACCCCCGACGCGGTCCAGGCCCGCCGCCTGA
- a CDS encoding PSD1 and planctomycete cytochrome C domain-containing protein: MKQATQLVTLVVALAWLTPTVSADVDFNRDIRPILSENCFYCHGQDANHRKADLRLDVRDDAIKGKAFVPGDAAKSSLVDRIFTDDAEELMPPPKSNRKLSAKQKDLLKRWIAEGAVYKPHWTFIPPVRAELPRVRNATWVRNPIDRFVLARLEAEGLTPSPEADRTTLLRRLALDLTGRVPTSAEVDAFLLDNSPAAYENLVDRLLTSPAYGERMSLPWLDAARYADSNGFQQDGDTWQWMWRDWVVKSLNADMPFDQFSIEQLAGDLLPNATTDQKIATAFNRNHLQNGEGGAIPEEQRFVNLFDRVDTTATNWLGLTVACAQCHDHKYDPITQRDYYSLMAAFNNIPETGRPGGGPGRMRIATPFLELPTEKNTAELAAMEADLKKTESAGDTKKKFELALAEWEPKVTADTPEINRNLLPALRLAPDKRTDEDKKQLKSGLRSHFETKVWPAIAAKDPSAKKADALKKKIASYKNEQIPRVMVMQETQPRDTFILDRGEYLKPKDKVSVSTPGFLPPMPADAPKNRLGFARWLFAPEHPLTARVQVNRYWATFFGTGLIKTSEDLGVQSEVPIHPELLDWLAVEFRESGWRVKAMHRLIVTSATYRQSSKATPELIARDPENRLMARASRFRMPSMILRDIALATSGLLVDRVGGQPVYPYQPDAVWESLAITKERDFTYPASKGEDLYRKSLYTFWRRTVSPANMFDSANRQTCRVRSSVTSTPLHALTTMNDITWAEAARVLAEKAMSASETTDGQLAFAFRQVLSRKPSATEMPVLRRMLQRQQSVYGKDAKSAVEAIKVGEAPRNEKLNPVDHAAMSAVCLAILNLDEALTRE; the protein is encoded by the coding sequence ATGAAACAGGCAACGCAATTAGTCACGCTCGTGGTCGCGCTGGCCTGGCTGACGCCGACGGTCTCGGCCGACGTGGACTTCAATCGCGACATCCGCCCCATCCTTTCCGAGAATTGCTTTTACTGCCACGGTCAGGACGCCAACCACCGCAAGGCCGATCTGCGGCTGGATGTTCGGGACGACGCCATCAAGGGCAAGGCGTTCGTGCCGGGCGACGCCGCCAAGTCGTCGCTGGTCGACCGGATTTTCACCGACGACGCCGAAGAGCTGATGCCGCCGCCGAAATCGAACCGGAAGTTGTCGGCGAAGCAGAAGGACCTGCTGAAGCGCTGGATCGCGGAGGGGGCAGTCTATAAGCCCCACTGGACGTTCATTCCGCCAGTGCGGGCGGAACTTCCTCGCGTCAGGAACGCGACGTGGGTGCGAAACCCGATCGACCGCTTCGTGCTGGCCCGCCTGGAGGCCGAGGGGCTGACGCCATCGCCCGAGGCCGACCGGACGACGCTCCTTCGTCGGCTGGCCCTCGACCTGACCGGCCGCGTCCCGACGTCGGCGGAGGTCGATGCGTTTCTGCTCGACAACTCCCCCGCCGCATACGAAAACCTCGTCGATCGATTGCTCACGTCGCCGGCGTATGGCGAACGGATGAGCCTTCCATGGCTCGATGCCGCCCGCTATGCAGACAGCAACGGCTTCCAGCAGGACGGCGACACCTGGCAATGGATGTGGCGGGACTGGGTCGTTAAATCGCTGAACGCCGACATGCCGTTCGACCAGTTCTCAATCGAACAACTCGCCGGCGACCTTCTTCCCAACGCGACCACCGATCAGAAGATCGCCACCGCGTTCAATCGCAATCACCTGCAGAACGGCGAAGGCGGTGCGATCCCCGAAGAGCAGCGGTTCGTGAACCTGTTCGACCGCGTCGACACCACGGCCACCAACTGGCTCGGGCTCACGGTCGCGTGCGCGCAGTGCCACGATCACAAGTACGACCCGATCACGCAGCGCGACTACTACAGCCTGATGGCGGCGTTCAACAACATCCCGGAGACCGGCCGTCCCGGCGGCGGGCCGGGCCGCATGCGAATCGCGACACCGTTCCTTGAATTGCCAACGGAAAAGAACACCGCCGAACTGGCGGCGATGGAAGCCGACCTGAAGAAGACCGAGTCGGCAGGCGATACGAAGAAGAAGTTCGAGCTGGCCCTGGCCGAGTGGGAACCGAAGGTCACCGCGGACACACCGGAGATCAACCGAAACCTGCTGCCGGCGCTTCGGCTCGCGCCCGACAAACGCACGGACGAGGACAAAAAGCAGCTCAAGTCCGGTTTGCGTTCGCACTTTGAGACCAAGGTGTGGCCGGCGATCGCGGCAAAAGACCCGTCGGCGAAGAAGGCCGACGCGCTAAAGAAAAAGATCGCCTCCTACAAGAACGAGCAGATTCCCAGGGTCATGGTGATGCAGGAGACGCAGCCACGGGACACCTTCATCCTGGACCGCGGCGAGTACCTCAAGCCGAAGGACAAGGTATCGGTTTCGACGCCCGGCTTCCTCCCGCCCATGCCGGCCGACGCGCCGAAAAATCGGCTGGGCTTTGCCCGCTGGCTCTTTGCCCCGGAGCATCCGCTGACGGCCCGCGTGCAGGTCAATCGCTACTGGGCGACCTTCTTCGGCACGGGGCTGATCAAGACGTCGGAAGACCTTGGCGTGCAGAGCGAAGTGCCGATTCACCCCGAACTGCTCGACTGGCTCGCGGTCGAGTTCCGCGAGAGCGGCTGGCGCGTCAAGGCGATGCACCGGCTGATCGTCACCAGCGCGACCTATCGCCAGAGCAGCAAAGCCACGCCGGAACTGATCGCCCGCGACCCCGAAAACCGCCTGATGGCCCGCGCCAGCCGGTTCCGGATGCCGTCCATGATCCTGCGGGATATCGCGTTGGCGACGAGCGGTTTGCTGGTCGATCGCGTCGGCGGGCAGCCGGTTTACCCGTACCAGCCCGACGCGGTGTGGGAATCGCTCGCGATCACCAAGGAACGCGACTTCACCTATCCCGCCAGCAAAGGCGAAGACCTGTACCGCAAGAGCCTCTACACCTTCTGGAGGCGGACGGTCAGCCCCGCGAATATGTTCGACTCGGCCAACCGGCAGACCTGTCGCGTTCGGTCGAGCGTCACCAGCACGCCGTTGCACGCTCTGACGACGATGAACGACATTACCTGGGCCGAGGCGGCCCGCGTACTGGCGGAAAAAGCGATGAGCGCTTCGGAAACAACCGACGGCCAACTCGCTTTCGCCTTCAGGCAGGTGCTGAGCCGAAAGCCGTCGGCCACTGAGATGCCGGTGCTCCGCCGCATGTTGCAGCGGCAGCAGTCGGTGTACGGCAAAGACGCCAAGTCGGCGGTCGAGGCGATCAAGGTTGGCGAAGCGCCGCGGAACGAAAAGCTCAACCCCGTCGACCACGCCGCGATGAGCGCGGTGTGCCTGGCGATCTTGAATCTCGACGAGGCGTTGACGCGGGAATAG
- a CDS encoding AraC family transcriptional regulator, which yields MSASAGRAFQSAFFSRNPLAQNVLELFDALPNVAFYAKDVESRFVRMNGLFLEIHGCHSDEQMLGKSDRDVSPPVMAEAYIEEDQRVMAARQTLAGQVWLVYHPREQPNWYISTKTPLFNDAGEVIGIAGAMYLIERSDDLAAHTRELLPVVKHIEQHYTEPVSMTQMARLAGLSATHFNRRFRQILRMTPLEYLRTVRVQAARRLLARSSAKLADIAVDTGFTDQSHFTRRFREATGMTPAAYRMRFRRAP from the coding sequence ATGAGCGCCTCCGCCGGCAGAGCATTCCAGAGCGCGTTCTTCTCCCGCAATCCCTTAGCCCAGAACGTTTTAGAGCTGTTCGACGCGCTGCCCAATGTCGCCTTTTATGCCAAGGATGTTGAAAGTCGCTTCGTTCGGATGAACGGGCTGTTCCTCGAGATTCATGGCTGTCATTCGGACGAGCAGATGCTCGGCAAGAGCGATCGTGACGTGAGCCCGCCCGTCATGGCCGAGGCGTACATTGAGGAAGACCAGCGGGTGATGGCAGCGCGGCAGACGCTCGCGGGGCAGGTGTGGCTCGTGTACCACCCGCGCGAACAGCCCAATTGGTATATTTCTACCAAAACGCCCCTGTTCAACGACGCCGGGGAGGTGATCGGGATCGCCGGTGCGATGTATCTGATCGAGCGATCCGACGACTTGGCGGCGCACACCCGTGAACTGTTGCCGGTTGTGAAGCACATCGAGCAGCACTACACGGAACCGGTCTCCATGACACAAATGGCCAGGCTCGCGGGCCTGTCGGCGACGCACTTCAATCGTCGTTTCCGCCAGATCCTCCGCATGACCCCGTTGGAGTACCTCCGGACGGTGCGCGTCCAGGCGGCGAGGCGGCTTCTGGCCCGGAGCTCGGCCAAACTGGCGGATATCGCGGTGGATACTGGCTTTACAGATCAAAGCCACTTCACCCGCCGGTTCCGAGAGGCCACGGGAATGACCCCGGCGGCCTACCGCATGCGGTTCCGCAGAGCCCCGTAG
- a CDS encoding O-antigen ligase family protein produces the protein MKPHAIHAARGANLRLAAPSWTSREFAARFTRTRFPAPERLYLFLALMISGTVTLPQVVEFGGISGLGFWTIAAAAVTWGLWFLKPHVPTTLLRPLLPLGVFTLLACVSPLWGRGFDSNAIQLLAVIVAFAGFILLCARETANQRDFAEAVGVTLDFAAVTAGLFYTFTLLTQGIGGELIIGGRPVFLARPFALFAIIAVARQIARFHAGQKAGLAIAIWLTVLVVLSHSRLGMVTLLAMYPVSYALLGGRKNLGLAVLMLVGGGLAFAGLLLSSDEMYQRFFGYDASLQVGGVAINASGRTAAWQAMLNDIRNPLRLWFGAGAGAGSAFCQANFQNLPHPHNDYLRYLYDIGIFGLAWFMAFLAVVVVMLWRRIMAARYCHDPVAFSLNFGTLLSVAGVGMSMFTDNSANYIYVMAPLGILIGATLGKTVSTPKPVSAVKFQQQFRPEPIRPMPRQTIRPSLRALPAPRVEQ, from the coding sequence ATGAAGCCTCATGCCATTCACGCCGCACGCGGCGCCAACCTTCGGCTCGCCGCCCCCTCCTGGACCAGCCGGGAGTTTGCCGCCCGTTTCACACGCACCCGCTTCCCCGCCCCCGAACGCCTCTATCTTTTCCTTGCGCTGATGATCAGCGGCACGGTCACGCTCCCCCAGGTGGTGGAGTTTGGCGGCATCTCCGGGCTCGGTTTCTGGACGATCGCCGCCGCCGCCGTGACATGGGGACTTTGGTTCCTCAAGCCTCACGTGCCGACGACGCTTCTGCGGCCGTTGCTGCCGCTGGGTGTGTTCACCCTGCTGGCATGCGTGAGTCCGCTTTGGGGCAGGGGCTTTGACAGCAACGCGATTCAGCTTCTGGCCGTCATCGTCGCGTTCGCCGGGTTCATCCTGCTTTGTGCCCGCGAGACCGCCAATCAACGCGACTTTGCCGAAGCGGTGGGCGTCACGCTCGACTTTGCGGCGGTGACGGCGGGGCTGTTCTACACCTTCACGTTGCTGACGCAGGGCATCGGCGGAGAGCTGATCATCGGCGGCCGTCCGGTGTTCCTCGCCCGCCCGTTCGCGTTGTTTGCGATCATCGCCGTCGCCCGGCAGATCGCCCGCTTCCACGCCGGCCAGAAAGCCGGACTGGCGATCGCGATCTGGCTTACCGTCCTGGTGGTCCTCAGCCACTCGCGGCTCGGCATGGTCACCCTGCTTGCGATGTACCCGGTGTCTTACGCGCTACTGGGCGGGAGAAAAAACCTGGGCTTGGCGGTCCTGATGCTCGTCGGCGGCGGACTGGCGTTCGCCGGCCTGCTGCTGTCGTCCGACGAGATGTACCAGCGTTTCTTCGGCTACGACGCTTCCCTTCAGGTGGGCGGCGTCGCGATCAACGCCTCCGGCCGCACCGCCGCTTGGCAGGCGATGCTCAACGACATCCGCAACCCTCTGCGCCTCTGGTTCGGCGCCGGCGCCGGCGCGGGGTCGGCCTTCTGCCAGGCCAACTTCCAGAACCTGCCACATCCGCACAACGACTACCTCCGCTACCTCTACGACATCGGCATCTTCGGACTGGCGTGGTTCATGGCGTTTCTAGCCGTCGTCGTGGTCATGCTCTGGCGGCGCATCATGGCGGCCCGCTACTGCCACGATCCGGTCGCGTTCTCACTGAACTTCGGCACGCTCCTGTCCGTCGCCGGCGTGGGCATGTCGATGTTCACCGACAACTCCGCGAACTACATCTACGTGATGGCGCCGCTCGGCATCCTGATCGGCGCAACGCTGGGGAAAACCGTCTCCACCCCCAAGCCCGTCAGCGCCGTCAAATTCCAGCAACAGTTCAGGCCCGAGCCGATTCGTCCGATGCCTAGGCAGACGATCCGGCCATCGCTCCGCGCGCTGCCGGCGCCCCGTGTCGAGCAGTAA
- a CDS encoding glycosyltransferase family 4 protein codes for MNILVAHNFYQRPGGEDQVFADETSLLKSAGHQVTEFTVHNDSVAGQGKLALVGKTLWNRDTARQIADLVQRHRVDVVHFHNTFPLISPASYYAARSAGAAVVQTLHNYRLLCPGSLFLRDGKVCEDCLGKTLPWPGAVHKCYRGDRGASTVTAGMLGVHRMVRTYHHAVDRYVALTEFAREKFSQGGFPRHKIVVKPNFILDDRGAGSGAGGYALYVGRLDEGKGIEVLLPAWKQVRGDFKLRILGDGMQADLVRQAMAADPRIEWLGRRPMDEVYASMGDAAFMVLSSVWYEGLPKTVCEAFSRGTPIVASNLGALSELISHEKTGLHFTPGDPTDLARQLQWGLEHREALGAMRVNCRKTFEERYTAAANIGMLAAVYEGAIASRRVRLGGRAG; via the coding sequence ATGAACATCCTGGTCGCCCACAACTTCTACCAACGCCCCGGCGGCGAAGACCAAGTCTTCGCGGACGAGACCTCACTTCTGAAGTCCGCCGGCCACCAGGTGACGGAGTTCACCGTCCATAACGACTCGGTCGCCGGGCAGGGGAAACTGGCGCTGGTCGGCAAAACCCTCTGGAACCGCGACACCGCCCGCCAGATCGCCGACCTCGTTCAGCGGCACCGGGTCGACGTCGTCCACTTTCACAACACGTTCCCGCTGATCTCCCCGGCGAGCTACTACGCCGCCCGCAGCGCGGGGGCTGCGGTGGTTCAGACGCTGCACAACTACCGGCTGCTCTGCCCTGGTTCACTTTTCTTGCGCGACGGCAAAGTCTGCGAAGACTGCCTCGGCAAGACCCTCCCCTGGCCGGGCGCGGTTCATAAGTGCTATCGCGGCGACCGCGGGGCATCGACCGTCACAGCGGGCATGCTCGGCGTCCACCGCATGGTGAGGACGTATCACCACGCCGTCGATCGCTACGTCGCCCTCACCGAGTTCGCCCGCGAGAAGTTTTCGCAAGGCGGCTTCCCGCGGCACAAGATCGTCGTCAAGCCCAACTTCATCCTCGACGACCGTGGCGCCGGAAGCGGAGCGGGCGGTTATGCGCTCTACGTCGGCCGACTCGACGAAGGCAAGGGCATCGAAGTGCTGTTGCCCGCCTGGAAGCAGGTTCGTGGCGACTTCAAACTCCGCATCCTCGGCGACGGCATGCAGGCGGACCTGGTCCGCCAGGCGATGGCCGCCGACCCGCGCATCGAATGGCTCGGCCGCCGGCCGATGGACGAGGTCTACGCCAGCATGGGCGACGCCGCGTTCATGGTGCTGTCGTCGGTCTGGTACGAAGGATTGCCCAAGACGGTGTGCGAAGCCTTCAGCAGGGGCACGCCGATCGTGGCGTCGAATCTTGGGGCGCTGTCAGAATTGATTTCGCACGAGAAGACAGGACTGCACTTCACCCCCGGCGATCCGACCGACCTGGCCCGGCAACTGCAATGGGGCTTGGAACACCGTGAGGCACTCGGCGCAATGCGCGTGAACTGCCGCAAGACGTTCGAAGAGCGTTACACCGCGGCGGCGAACATCGGGATGCTCGCAGCGGTGTACGAAGGGGCGATCGCTTCCCGTAGGGTCCGCCTTGGCGGACGCGCCGGGTGA